A portion of the Krasilnikovia cinnamomea genome contains these proteins:
- a CDS encoding HNH endonuclease, which produces MTAVLVLNADLGPLHRVSLKHAVRMLCRQVAEVHEAEPDRLIGVYPVPRVVRLIAYVVTRWRYGRGPGWSRPGVLARDKRRCGYCGGAASTIDHVLPRSRGGANTWQNTVAACGPCNQRKGDRTPAEAGMPLRISPGIPGWAQLATR; this is translated from the coding sequence GTGACCGCAGTCCTCGTTCTCAACGCCGACCTCGGTCCGCTGCACCGGGTCAGCCTCAAGCACGCCGTACGGATGCTGTGCCGCCAGGTGGCCGAGGTGCACGAGGCCGAGCCGGACCGGCTCATCGGCGTGTACCCGGTGCCCCGGGTCGTGCGGCTCATCGCGTACGTGGTGACCCGCTGGCGCTACGGCCGCGGCCCGGGCTGGTCCCGGCCGGGCGTGCTCGCCCGGGACAAGCGCCGGTGCGGCTACTGCGGCGGCGCCGCGTCCACCATCGACCACGTCCTGCCGCGCTCGCGTGGCGGGGCAAACACCTGGCAGAACACGGTCGCCGCGTGCGGACCGTGCAACCAGCGCAAGGGCGACCGCACCCCGGCCGAGGCCGGGATGCCGCTGCGAATCTCCCCCGGGATCCCCGGCTGGGCGCAGCTCGCCACGCGCTGA